The Acomys russatus chromosome X, mAcoRus1.1, whole genome shotgun sequence genome segment TGGGGACTTTGAAAAGAGAATTTTCTCAAAATTGTAAATATTACAGTGAAATCTGAAATCTGATAGTGAGTCATTGTCTCTTACCTAGCatcacaaaatattaaaagttccACCTCagagtcctaaaaaaaaaaaaaaaaaaaaaaaaaaaaaactctagaaaAGCAATAATTATCAGGCAGAATCTAGTAAGATCATTGTTGTGATTTTGTGAACAAGAATAATCTTTCCTTGAGATTATTTTTGATTAAAAATGGAAGGGAGACTAAGGagatattttgtcttttaatggGGAATTTTTCATTGATTGCACCATTTCAGTTGTCAAAAACTGAGCATTGTTTATTATCTTTGACTTACCTTGAAACTCTTGGTCAATTGTAGGTAACTGGAATGCATACATGTGTCTTTTAGGTTTATATATATTGAGATCGCATCTCTAGTTGAAAAATCACTTCTGCATTTCATCTCTGTGTTCCTTTAATACATATAAAGCTgaagtttgacttttttttttttttttggttttttgaaacagggtttctctgtgtatccttgactgtcctggactcactttgtacaccaggctggcctcgaactcacagtgatccacctgcctctgcctcctgagtgctgggattaaaggcatgtgccaccactgccctgcgtGAAGTTTTTTTAGTGAGAGaggaaaatatgtgtgtgcacgagtgtggcTAGAAGTCAACCTGAGATGTCACTCCTCAGAAGACTCCCACCTTGCTATATGAGACTGGCTCGCTCCTGGGAACTGATGCTCAGTGTAAGTTAAGAGTCCCAAGAAGCTACTTGTTTCTACTTCTTCAGTGCTTGGAAAATAAGCATGCATGACTGtacccaagtttttttttttttttaagatttatttctatttttgtatacagtgctctgcctgcatgtacacctgcacaccagaggagggcattagatttttaaaaggtggatATTGAGGCTTGAACTCATGTtttcatgcttgcatgacaaacaCTTGATTGAATGAGTTATTTCCCCAGGTCCCAATTGTatactttttaaagcttttttttttttttttttttgaggtaggatgtTGTGTGTTCCagtctggccctgaactcaccaTATAGCCAAAGATGACACTGAACTTCTTATCTTTCTGCCCCTAACTCCTTAGTGTCTGCAATATAGGCATGTGATACCACAGTAGTTTTATGAtgtgctagggattgaattcagtgCATGCTAGGATGCACTGGATTTCCTAACTGAAATTGTTGGGTTTGgggtggaagctgagaaaactcaATTCAGATGTACAAGCTTAaaaggaaagctttattttctgagctcaagGAGGCGACTAGTTCGGAATCTGAAATGCTTCCTTGAGGGGAAGTagtattgctttaaaaaaaaaaagattttatttattattatgtaaacagcgCCAgcgcttgcctgcatgtacacctgcaggccagaagagggcgtcagatcacattacagatggttatgaaccaccatgtggttgctggaaattgaactcaggacatctggaagagcagacagtactcttaacctctgagacatctctccagcccggaagTAGTATTGCATAAAGGTGAAAACCGCATAGTTAAAGGTGAAAACCGCAATTAGCTCATACCAGTGGGGGTGGAACAGAGGGGCACAGATGGAGAACAGAAGTTCTAGCTAACCTTGATAGTGTGCCTGGCAGTTGGGGCCAGCTGGGCTCgtggttgggatttttttttttctgattataagGTGGAGGcacggcagtggtggcgcatgcctttaattccagcatttgggaggcacaggcaggcggatggctgtgagttcgaggatagtcTTGTCTacaaaagccagtccaggacagttaaggctacacagagaaaccctgtctcaaaaaacaaacaagcaaacaaacaaaaaataaagccaaccaaccaaccaaacaaacaaacaaaaaacccaacccaaaccaaaccaacagtgGTTGGGTATATTGaacataaacatagtttatggtCTTGCTACCTAgaaagagcaggcctcaacaAGTATATCCTTGGCTACTCttgttcattttgtgtttgtgttattCATGTTCTTTACCTTTTCTGAAgctcattttttgtttggttttcaagacaggggttttctgtgtagacttggctgtcctggactcactctgtagagctggcttgaactcacagagatctgcctgcctctgcctcccaagtgccagctgtgtgccaccacatctggcttgaagCTCACATTTTAACAGATTGCATAAATAAATTATTGTGAAATGGTTCCCAATTTAATTTTCCTGTTACTTGTTCAGGTCATTTGATTTTTGCCTGCTGATACTGATATCTAGAGAAATTAAAGGTAGAGATTTGGTAAATGAATTTAATGGAAATCCTTATATTGTTTATACAGATGATGAAGACAAAAGCTCTTTTGTTGCTGATGTTGTTGTCTTGTCTTGTAAGCATGGAGTGGGGAATGGCTAAGTGGTTAATAAAACTTGCTgaacttccagaggacctaaattcgattcccagtaaccacatggcagctcacaattgcctgtaattccagttccaggaattaCATAGGCAATCATAGGCCTCTGACTTCCCAGGGCATTGCACTCATAACCTGTGGCACAtaacccaccccaccctcccccatcacatatacataattaaaaacaataaaagtaaattttctttaatgtatgAATGTTCTCTGTGCATATAtgctgcattccagaagagggcatcagatcccactatcaatggctgtgagtcaccatatggttgctgggaattgaacccagaacctctggaagagcagacagtgcttttaactgctgaggcatctctccagccccaaagtaaaccttgctttttttttttaaaggcacctCAAAACTGCTTGTAATTCCACTTCCAGGAGATCCTAGgcctctggcctcccagggcacTGCACTTATATGCACACAGTCCCTAACTCCTAcccatacatataattaaaaataataaaagtaaatctttaaagcaTAAAATGAGTATAAATGTACTATTTACtgaccttttttgttgttttgtcttttttcttttctttttttcgttttttttttttttttttttgaggcagagtttctctgtgtagcctttactgtccggGACTTGTTTTGtggaccagaccaggctggcctcaaacgcacagagatccacctctctgTGCTGAGactacaagcatgcaccactacaccctgcTTTTACTGACTGGTATTAAAGGCAGTTctcagagatggggagatggctaagtggttaaaaCACTTGCTGATACAATGCAAGACCCAGAGTGCGTGGGTGAAGCAGCCTGCCTATAATTGCCATCTGGCAGGCAAGGCTAGCCAAATTAGTGATCTCTGGATTTGACTAAGAGACCATAGCTCAATGTAGAAGGTAAATGAGTGACTGAGGATGATTTCTGATATCAACCTTGGGCATCcatatgcacacgcatgcacacatacacagttctTAAATTGagacaaagaaaaatcacagataACACTTCTTTAGTAGAACTTAATCCaacaggtatggtggtgcactcctgtaatcccagtcctcaaggaggcagaggcagaggcagaggcagaggcagaggcagaggcagaggcagaggcagaggcaggcagatctctgtgagttcgaggccagtctggtctacaaagcaaatccaggacagccagggccaacacagagaaatcctgtctagaaaacgaaagaggaggaggaggaggaggaggaggaggaggaggaagaagatccTATGAGACctgtgaaacttttttttctattttgtttagcTTCAAATTCTTGAATAAATAACACAAACTCAGTGGTACCTGAATCTCTGGGGATGAGTGAAGAAGTGCTGTGACCAGTTACTGCTTCATTTCTGGAACCAGGGCAGAAAGAAGGAGCAGAAGAGCTTCAGAGatgaaaaacccaaaaatgtCAGGATGCACACATACAACATGGTTAAGCTCTAAAACCAAAAGGTCCCCCTTTTAGGAAATGTACAAGTGTATATGAAGAATGCCATTTGTGAAAGTTACAGAACGGGTACATTAGGAatcaaatttatatgtaaaaatagtcTTCGGAGTTTCAGAGCAACATATTTCACTTGTAAGTGTTCATTTCATGAAATCAAGAAATAAACATCAACTCCCTTCTGTAGAAAAATTTATTAACTCCAGAGTGTTCTATCAGCATTTTCAAAGTAACTATAATACAGAAGTAACATTAACAATTACTTTTGGAaataactttatttcttttgcagCCTTTGCATTTAAACCTAAACAGTTTTGTATCTGCTCCTAAAAGGTAAACTCTCCCATGTTGTAATCATATTAAATTAGTTGCTTTTTTATGGTACAGACATTTTTATACTCTTGGCAACTaaatgtgtcctttttttttgtggttttttttttttttttttttttttttttttggtttttcaagacaggatttctctgtgtagccttggctgtcctggactcacttgtagaccaggctggcctcgaactcacagtgatccaccttcctctgcctcctgcgtgctcggattacaggcgtgcgctaccaccgcccggcctaaATGCGTGCTTAAAAGCTATTTTCTAGATACTGGTATACATTTTAAAACGTATTAGCACAAAAGGCAAACATTGTGTTTAAATCTCACGAACTTAGTGCctacaaaaaatatattttgaaattagaaAGCCAAAGGCTGAAGTATTTGttatgttggtattttgtttgtgctttttagTACTACACAAATTATGTCTCTTAGATCTGTAGAGCCTGAAATACGTAAGAACAACTTAAAACCGGTTTGGTTACCTTCCTTACAGCGGCTCCTGATCTTAGTGTAACTGTTGTTCCAGAATTTGCTGAACGCCTGGCTAAGGCTGTTCACATTGTTGCCCCTATAACTTCTCTTCTCCAGTTTATATGCTCAGCAAATTCCCCTTTAGTCTTCAAAACTAGCCAAAAGGCACTTCATTTTTAATGCTTTCCTGTTTCCAGGAAGGATATCTccttgtttccatggcaacctcACACCCCTATTTTATCACACATAAATTATctatgcctcacaaatatgtgtttGCTTTCTATCTTTAACACCTAAGATGGACCTTACATTTTCTCAAATTACGTTTGGTGAAAAACACAAATGGGCACCAACACACAGTCATCAAAAAGCGTAGGGTTAATACAGAATCAATCTGAGGACTCTGAATTGTCAAGCAAATAACAGCTGCTTGCATTTGTCACTATTGGAACTGGATAGCAGGAGAACAAAGCTGTTAAGTCTAGGACTGGAAAAAAAAGTGAGGCTCTGATGGATAAAATAGGTCACCTCAAAAGAAGATGCAACTGATGAGTGGTAAAAGGGGTTATCTGAGTCTATACTTTAAACATCAAACCTAGTTCACATGGCACTGGAAGTTGCCCAGAGCCTGGCTTTATTTCATATTCATCCTTTCTATTTCACAGTTTACTCCAATAAACACAACATACTCTTCTTGCCACGGTTCCTAAGACTTTCTGCCTGTGCTTAAAGTGTAGTCCAATTGCAGCTGTTATATAACTTTCCACCACTCTACATCTGGATTTACTCTTTGCCTCCCCTGTAGTCACCTCTGACTACTTAACAGTGGCTAAAGACAGGCTTGGTGCCAATCAAACAGGGTAGGACTGCAGATGAGTAAAGGTTAGTTGGGCACAGTAAGTAGGGCAGTGTTCCAGAAAGTGAGTAAATGTACTTCAAAAATGAAAgcggaggctggggagatggctcagcagttaaaatgcTTAAcatgcaagcaagaggacctgcgTTCAGATCTCTAGAACCAAACTGGGTGGGCAGAAGGACCTGCCAACAATCTCAGCCTTGGAATACAGAGACAGGGGATCCTGGGAGTAAGCTGGCTAGTGAGACTAACAGTATGTATGAGCTCTGGTGTTTAATTGACAGACCCTTCCTCagagaataaggtggaagagcAATGGAGAATTCTTGATGTCAATCTTagtgtccacacacatgtgcacatgtatgcccccacacatacaagcatgtatatacacacttacacataccacatacacataagaagaaaacattaaagatGAAAGAGGATGTCTAGCAGCTCTGGCCGGCACATGCACTGTTTGATGCTCTTCTTTCGAACAGAAGCCAAGACACGGGTTTCCTCCTGAAAGAAGCGGTGCCCCTCATCAGTGAGCTTCCAGAGGAAAGAGTGAGACTTTCTACCCATGTCATCTTCAAGGTCAAGTGGCAACTTATCAAAGTAGGCCAGGGAGTAGAGGTTGTGGCAAATGGTGTTTTTCCAGCCCTCTGGTGCTTTCTGGAAATAAGGGAAATGCTGTTGAGTAAAATTGTAGATCTGTTGCACCCTGAGGCCACAGGAAGGGCCATTTTTTAATGCTAGAGCAACTACATGGCTGTAGTTGAGAGGAGGGCGTGTCCAGGAGTCCTTCTTCTGGTGAAGGCCATGGTTCAGTGTGTGCTTCTTGGTGTTTTTCTTAGAGGATGTGCattcttcctttatcttcttttctATGAAATCAGTGTCACGGGTGATAACGGGCAGGTTTTGTTGCTGACATTGCTCAGTGTGGTGCACCACTTTATTATTCTCTAAGCAGTCAGATTCATCAGTCTTTGGCCATGGTGCACTTGGTGGAAATGTATGACTGGGATTTGGAGCCTTATGCATGGCAGGGCACACAAGGTTGGGATTCACCCACATCCATAAGTTGGGTTCAATGGTAGGACCATCATCATTAGAATTGGGTTTCTTCTCCTGAGGCAGTGTTGGTGGTTTTATCAGTTGCATTTTGTATTTGGCTAAATTCTGCTCAGCAAAAGAACACTGATCTGTGGTGCAACGCAGGAAAAATTCATTCCCCATGTCCCATTCCAGCATCCCTGGGACTTGGCCGTGGAGACTGTACCAGAAGTCCCGATCTTTTAGCTTTACTTCCATCTTTtctggagagatagatggaggAAAacttccaaatggatcaaagtcTCTCCTGCCCTTTGTAAAGCCTGGGTACTATTTAATGCAAAATGTCTCATCCAGAGTGCATTCTATCAGTTGGCCTGCTGGAAGTGCTGACACTAGAATGCCGAAATTTCACTGATCCAAGGTTTGGCTCTGAGAAGCCTCAGCTTTCTGGAACACAGCACAAAGGAGTCCCCAAGAAGATTATTTTAGCAGGAAAAActgcttttagatttttttccaagtCTTTCCTCACTGTTGATCACAAATGATGCTTTGATAGCTCTGTAAGGTAACATGGTGTATATCATTAACCCATTGTCACAGATTTGGGACGTGACATTTACAGAGTCTTGAACAGTATACCTAAATAAGTACAGGATAGCTGGATCTACAACCCTTTCATAACCTTTCACAGTACCCATAGGCTGCTGATCTCATTCAATATACTAAATAAAGTAGGCATAAAAACCCAagttggtacatttacactatggaatactactcagctattaaaaacaaggaattcccgaaatttgtggacaaatagatggaactagaaattatcataatgagtgagttcacccagaagcaaaaagagacaaacggtatatactcacttatatcaagacactagtccaagggatacgtcccatgaaaaactttacttaccaagaaagtgggtcagaagagaggacatcctattgagactttaggtgagagtagcatgagaatggggaaatagaaggatccacagggtcctggaaacctacaagaagaactttatgacaggtggatctgggtcctggggtcctcctcaaactaaggcaccagccaa includes the following:
- the Foxr2 gene encoding forkhead box protein R2, translated to MEVKLKDRDFWYSLHGQVPGMLEWDMGNEFFLRCTTDQCSFAEQNLAKYKMQLIKPPTLPQEKKPNSNDDGPTIEPNLWMWVNPNLVCPAMHKAPNPSHTFPPSAPWPKTDESDCLENNKVVHHTEQCQQQNLPVITRDTDFIEKKIKEECTSSKKNTKKHTLNHGLHQKKDSWTRPPLNYSHVVALALKNGPSCGLRVQQIYNFTQQHFPYFQKAPEGWKNTICHNLYSLAYFDKLPLDLEDDMGRKSHSFLWKLTDEGHRFFQEETRVLASVRKKSIKQCMCRPELLDILFHL